The DNA sequence TGAACAAGCTTTTGAGTATTAGAACTATGTTTACCTCCAACAACAATCATCATATCAACTTCTTGAGAAATTTTTCTAGCAGATTCTTGACGTACTTTAGTTGCAGAACATATCGTATTATTAAATAATACATCATCTAATCTATTTGATAACTCTCCTATTATTTGATTATATAAATCAACATTTATAGTTGTTTGAGATACTACACAATACTTTTTAGATTTATCAAATTCTATATTTTCTAAATCTTCAATAGTTTTAATTATAATTGCTTCATTGTTACACCAGCCATTTATGCCAATCACCTCAGGATGCTTTGAATCTCCTATAACAATTATTTTATATCCATTTTTGTAATGATTCTTAGCAATCTCATGAATTTTTTTTACAAATGGACAAGTAGTGTCTATTATATCTAGATTTTTTGTTTGGGAATCTTTGTATACATTCTCACCTACTCCATGACTTCTTATTATCATACTCTTATATTCTGGTACATCATCAACTTCGTTTATTGTTTTTAATCCATTTTCTTCATATTTTAAAACGGCTTGCTTATTATGTATAAGTGGACCAAGAGCATAAATTCCATCTTCGCTATCTTGTAATTCATCCCAGGCCATTTTCATAGCTCTCTTAACTCCAAAACAAAATCCAGCGTTTTTAGCTATCTTAACTTCCATTTAAAGTTCTCCTTACTTATCATATTTAAGATAATTATCTTTTATTAAATCTAATACATTTTGAGATAATCTTTGATAATCTTCTGTACTTAATTTCTCTTTATAATACTCTTCAAAAGATATTGGTTTATCTATATATAAAGTTACTTTATTAAAAATTTTATAAGAACTTATTATTGAAACTGGTACCACTAAAGCTTTCCCTTTTATGGCAAACATACCTAATCCAGCCTTAGCTTCTAAAAATCCTGTTCCTTTATTTCTAGTTCCTTCAGGAAACACTCCTAAACATTCCTTAGCTCTTAAAACTTTTA is a window from the Paraclostridium sordellii genome containing:
- a CDS encoding 4-hydroxy-3-methylbut-2-enyl diphosphate reductase; this translates as MEVKIAKNAGFCFGVKRAMKMAWDELQDSEDGIYALGPLIHNKQAVLKYEENGLKTINEVDDVPEYKSMIIRSHGVGENVYKDSQTKNLDIIDTTCPFVKKIHEIAKNHYKNGYKIIVIGDSKHPEVIGINGWCNNEAIIIKTIEDLENIEFDKSKKYCVVSQTTINVDLYNQIIGELSNRLDDVLFNNTICSATKVRQESARKISQEVDMMIVVGGKHSSNTQKLVQICKEYVPTLAIETVDELTDEDFKNFNNIGLTAGASTPDWIIKEVLNYLKSI
- a CDS encoding lysophospholipid acyltransferase family protein, whose product is MKFYDFVTGVLKTFTKLFFKFEVIGGENIPHEGAIILAANHRSNLDPVFLAACMHKNRPIKAVAKKELFKIKPLGYILNKLNVIPVDRNNPTASTIKNILKVLRAKECLGVFPEGTRNKGTGFLEAKAGLGMFAIKGKALVVPVSIISSYKIFNKVTLYIDKPISFEEYYKEKLSTEDYQRLSQNVLDLIKDNYLKYDK